The Athene noctua chromosome 13, bAthNoc1.hap1.1, whole genome shotgun sequence genome has a segment encoding these proteins:
- the RORA gene encoding nuclear receptor ROR-alpha isoform X2, which produces MMCFVLAAMKAQIEIIPCKICGDKSSGIHYGVITCEGCKGFFRRSQQSNATYSCPRQKNCLIDRTSRNRCQHCRLQKCLAVGMSRDAVKFGRMSKKQRDSLYAEVQKHRMQQQQRDHQQQPGEAEPLTPTYNITTNGLTELHDDLSNYIDGHTPEGSKADSAVSSFYLDIQPSPDQSGLDINGIKPEPICDYTPASGFFPYCSFTNGETSPTVSMAELEHLAQNISKSHMETCQYLREELQQITWQTFLQEEIENYQNKQREVMWQLCAVKITEAIQYVVEFAKRIDGFMELCQNDQIVLLKAGSLEVVFIRMCRAFDSQNNTVYFDGKYASPEVFKSLGCEDFISFVFEFGKSLCSMHLTEDEIALFSAFVLMSADRSWLQEKVKIEKLQQKIQLALQHVLQKNHREDGILTKLICKVSTLRALCGRHTEKLMAFKAIYPDIVRLHFPPLYKELFTSEFEPAMQIDG; this is translated from the exons CTCAAATTGAAATTATTCCATGCAAGATCTGTGGAGACAAATCATCAGGAATCCATTATGGTGTCATTACGTGTGAAGGCTGCAAG GGCTTTTTCAGGAGAAGTCAGCAAAGCAATGCTACGTACTCCTGTCCTCGTCAAAAGAACTGTTTGATTGACCGAACTAGTAGAAACCGCTGCCAACACTGTCGATTACAGAAATGCCTTGCTGTGGGGATGTCTCGAGATG CTGTAAAGTTTGGTCGAATGTCAAAAAAGCAGAGGGACAGCCTGTATGCGGAGGTGCAGAAACATcggatgcagcagcagcagcgagatCATCAGCAGCAACCAGGAGAGGCAGAACCACTAACACCAACATACAATATCACCACCAATGGGTTAACAGAGCTACATGATGACCTCAGTAATTACATTGATGGGCATACCCCTGAAGGTAGCAAAGCAGACTCTGCAGTTAGCAGCTTCTACTTAGACATACAGCCTTCTCCAGATCAGTCGGGTCTTGATATTAATGGAATCAAACCAGAACCAATATGTGACTACACACCAGCATCGGGCTTCTTCCCTTATTGTTCTTTTACAAATGGGGAGACCTCTCCAACTGTGTCCATGGCAGAATTAG AACATCTTGCACAGAATATTTCCAAGTCACACATGGAAACTTGCCAGTACTTGAGAGAGGAGTTACAGCAGATAACATGGCAGACTTTTCTGCAGGAAGAAATTGAGAACTATCAGAACAAG CAAAGGGAGGTAATGTGGCAGTTATGCGCAGTCAAAATAACAGAAGCTATACAGTATGTAGTGGAATTTGCCAAACGCATTGATGGCTTTATGGAACTGTGTCAAAACGATCaaattgtgcttttaaaagcAG GGTCTTTAGAGGTTGTGTTCATCAGAATGTGCCGTGCCTTTGACTCCCAGAACAACACAGTCTACTTTGATGGCAAGTATGCTAGCCCAGAGGTTTTCAAGTCCTTAG GTTGTGAAGACTTCATTAGTTTTGTGTTTGAATTTGGAAAAAGTTTATGTTCTATGCACCTGACAGAAGATGAGATAGCTTTGTTTTCTGCGTTTGTTTTAATGTCGGCAG ATCGCTCATGGCTTCAGGAGAAAGTAAAAATTGAAAAACTCCAGCAGAAGATCCAGCTAGCACTTCAGCATGTCCTACAGAAGAACCACCGAGAAGATGGAATTCTAACAAAG TTAATATGCAAAGTGTCTACTTTAAGAGCACTGTGTGGACGACATACAGAAAAGCTTATGGCATTTAAAGCAATATACCCAGACATTGTACGACTTCATTTTCCTCCACTTTACAAGGAGTTGTTCACTTCAGAATTTGAGCCAGCGATGCAAATTGATGGGTAA
- the RORA gene encoding nuclear receptor ROR-alpha isoform X3 — protein MRNQEFRAQIEIIPCKICGDKSSGIHYGVITCEGCKGFFRRSQQSNATYSCPRQKNCLIDRTSRNRCQHCRLQKCLAVGMSRDAVKFGRMSKKQRDSLYAEVQKHRMQQQQRDHQQQPGEAEPLTPTYNITTNGLTELHDDLSNYIDGHTPEGSKADSAVSSFYLDIQPSPDQSGLDINGIKPEPICDYTPASGFFPYCSFTNGETSPTVSMAELEHLAQNISKSHMETCQYLREELQQITWQTFLQEEIENYQNKQREVMWQLCAVKITEAIQYVVEFAKRIDGFMELCQNDQIVLLKAGSLEVVFIRMCRAFDSQNNTVYFDGKYASPEVFKSLGCEDFISFVFEFGKSLCSMHLTEDEIALFSAFVLMSADRSWLQEKVKIEKLQQKIQLALQHVLQKNHREDGILTKLICKVSTLRALCGRHTEKLMAFKAIYPDIVRLHFPPLYKELFTSEFEPAMQIDG, from the exons CTCAAATTGAAATTATTCCATGCAAGATCTGTGGAGACAAATCATCAGGAATCCATTATGGTGTCATTACGTGTGAAGGCTGCAAG GGCTTTTTCAGGAGAAGTCAGCAAAGCAATGCTACGTACTCCTGTCCTCGTCAAAAGAACTGTTTGATTGACCGAACTAGTAGAAACCGCTGCCAACACTGTCGATTACAGAAATGCCTTGCTGTGGGGATGTCTCGAGATG CTGTAAAGTTTGGTCGAATGTCAAAAAAGCAGAGGGACAGCCTGTATGCGGAGGTGCAGAAACATcggatgcagcagcagcagcgagatCATCAGCAGCAACCAGGAGAGGCAGAACCACTAACACCAACATACAATATCACCACCAATGGGTTAACAGAGCTACATGATGACCTCAGTAATTACATTGATGGGCATACCCCTGAAGGTAGCAAAGCAGACTCTGCAGTTAGCAGCTTCTACTTAGACATACAGCCTTCTCCAGATCAGTCGGGTCTTGATATTAATGGAATCAAACCAGAACCAATATGTGACTACACACCAGCATCGGGCTTCTTCCCTTATTGTTCTTTTACAAATGGGGAGACCTCTCCAACTGTGTCCATGGCAGAATTAG AACATCTTGCACAGAATATTTCCAAGTCACACATGGAAACTTGCCAGTACTTGAGAGAGGAGTTACAGCAGATAACATGGCAGACTTTTCTGCAGGAAGAAATTGAGAACTATCAGAACAAG CAAAGGGAGGTAATGTGGCAGTTATGCGCAGTCAAAATAACAGAAGCTATACAGTATGTAGTGGAATTTGCCAAACGCATTGATGGCTTTATGGAACTGTGTCAAAACGATCaaattgtgcttttaaaagcAG GGTCTTTAGAGGTTGTGTTCATCAGAATGTGCCGTGCCTTTGACTCCCAGAACAACACAGTCTACTTTGATGGCAAGTATGCTAGCCCAGAGGTTTTCAAGTCCTTAG GTTGTGAAGACTTCATTAGTTTTGTGTTTGAATTTGGAAAAAGTTTATGTTCTATGCACCTGACAGAAGATGAGATAGCTTTGTTTTCTGCGTTTGTTTTAATGTCGGCAG ATCGCTCATGGCTTCAGGAGAAAGTAAAAATTGAAAAACTCCAGCAGAAGATCCAGCTAGCACTTCAGCATGTCCTACAGAAGAACCACCGAGAAGATGGAATTCTAACAAAG TTAATATGCAAAGTGTCTACTTTAAGAGCACTGTGTGGACGACATACAGAAAAGCTTATGGCATTTAAAGCAATATACCCAGACATTGTACGACTTCATTTTCCTCCACTTTACAAGGAGTTGTTCACTTCAGAATTTGAGCCAGCGATGCAAATTGATGGGTAA